A window from Drosophila nasuta strain 15112-1781.00 chromosome 3, ASM2355853v1, whole genome shotgun sequence encodes these proteins:
- the LOC132793099 gene encoding tonsoku-like protein → MDEKRYIKRKEKARTDGNREQLAISCNQLGDYYNQLGKYNEAVKEYKQEASIYTSMGKELETAKAKRMLGEMYTLLCDYDTAKDYINDYLKIAKRIQNKVEQQRAYATLGRVHLLHGQSLADSTASAAMEQLRLAEKSFLRSVLLIKDLSGQISKLEQLDMQARCYLNIGVVKEHMEEFEESIDYIEKAIKISKAHDLFELTHLCYISMSLLYNCKKNDAASALRYCNMALQVAKRLPNKVKKICETLITKSDILINAGDFASVKQILTKAYKKHTPDENDRAAIERSLRIVVKICQTLDDLVLTSSVDYAKLKDLYEKLGDGCCHLLNYEKALVYYQKMLECAELNHEQGKSLVPIYVSLYQTYKDNRQYDKALEYLWKEFELNQDVPAEAFTTLCSIAEICEQQSQPFWTIHDVYQKAMRQAAKVEDAEKKAKLEKIAMVRLYKLQVKYKMQMLVENLEAEAIEKGINLAHEAAKQDEEEDVETPQQQQQQNTPDWGDDVDLDALTDSDASDLDETDKPRPQRMTRGNRTLTIKRNNKGETQLHQACIAGNLELARRLIEQGHTINVRDHAGWLPLHEACNHGYRDIVQLLLDKGATVAINDKGGTSCDGITPLYDACANGFLDVAELLLERGADATVRTDYNDTCIEALDKWRQSKQLIDGEQAQYAQLRERLLRTLSKVGICSQRHARPLTNANAREATSESSEEEAEVDLTPRQRRSLPRLNTSSGSASKEYRNVMAQLKRPNRVIDEPSSSSNCSSTSSASFKQKRAALLATDEVDADNWLVDDVGPERKRKRYNSGSLGSRSANAKENLHDSAFDLQETPPELDAHQVLFEAANSKQRQKQMSKLTLSRSSSMNSNHSGKSKQQASLLDSGFCRFRSESPLGSGEDSLDSASVIRIEPDSTTSGAQNAPAIQLLISPAKRDSPIKVQATPVLATTVSFKVKVQDELLLVPIERKKLQDINMRWLAEEAGRRYNKLTGLTPLLRLKTSDGFAYEETDAVSVALEQSMLLSTILDWKISPLSQRYEEMCHQLQKPVDDKIKLLLERSQNTQTLELAGLWLRETQTEPVFKALLHQARLTILDLDSNFIGNEGCQQLAKALSTLLQLKTLRLKCNAISNQGLETLLCGEAMEKLEHLEELQLSQNPLGNASVRTLHRFCGSAAGKSLTTLQLSQCELTELQDFDLAYNQLTCFDISFNQLTQQSVRRLTEQLNSCRLEQLNLNYVRWPLDEQSGFALGERLVTLLESGTSERFVRLELAGCGLSDAHMYKITQHLAKAKQLEWLDISDNERLSGLALGCVLDELPQLQALLATNCCRLLDDMRLQKLEQQQQLPKRMELSIDEQTFSMPGALATLTDIWQLKWGDNAKLLKPKRKKGLLKFYVDKNDLQWCS, encoded by the exons ATGGATGAAAAGCGTTACATTAAGCGCAAGGAGAAGGCGCGCACCGATGGGAATCGCGAGCAACTGGCGATCAGCTGCAATCAGTTGGGAGACTATTACAATCAGCTTGGCAAATACAATGAAGCGGTCAAGGAATATAAACAAGAGGCATCGATATACACAAGCATGGGCAAGGAGCTGGAGACGGCGAAGGCAAAGCGTATGTTGGGTGAAATGTATACGCTGCTCTGCGATTACGATACGGCAAAGGATTACATTAACGACTATCTGA AAATTGCTAAAAGAATTCAGAATAAAGTGGAGCAGCAGAGAGCTTATGCCACCCTGGGACGCGTTCATCTGTTGCATGGTCAGAGCTTGGCGGACTCAACAGCCTCGGCTGCTATGGAGCAACTTCGGTTGGCCGAGAAGAGTTTTTTACGCAGTGTGCTGCTGATCAAAGA TCTTTCGGGTCAGATATCGAAACTGGAGCAACTGGATATGCAAGCACGCTGTTACCTCAACATTGGCGTAGTCAAAGAACACATGGAAGAGTTCGAGGAGTCCATTGACTACATAGAGAAGGCAATTAAAATCAGTAAAGCACACGATTTATTCGAATTGACCCATTTGTGCTACATCTCGATGAGCTTGCTCTACAATTGCAAAAAGAATGACGCTGCTTCGGCTCTACGCTACTGCAATATGGCTCTCCAAGTGGCCAAGCGACTGCCCAACAAGGTAAAGAAGATCTGCGAGACACTCATAACCAAGTCAGATATACTGATCAATGCAGGCGACTTTGCCAGCGTCAAGCAAATCCTTACCAAGGCTTACAAGAAGCATACGCCCGATGAGAATGATCGAGCTGCCATTGAGCGTTCACTACGGATTGTGGTAAAGATCTGTCAAACGCTCGATGATCTTGTGCTCACCAGTTCCGTGGACTATGCCAAGTTGAAGGACTTGTATGAGAAACTGGGCGATGGCTGTTGTCATTTGTTGAACTACGAAAAAGCTCTGGTTTATTACCAGAAGATGTTGGAATGCGCCGAGTTGAATCACGAGCAAGGCAAGAGTCTGGTGCCCATCTATGTGAGTCTGTATCAGACGTATAAGGATAACAGGCAGTACGACAAGGCATTGGAGTACTTGTGGAAGGAGTTCGAGCTGAATCAAGATGTGCCCGCCGAAGCATTCACAACGCTCTGCAGCATCGCGGAGATTTGCGAACAGCAGTCGCAGCCCTTTTGGACCATTCACGATGTGTATCAGAAGGCGATGCGTCAGGCAGCCAAAGTCGAGGATGCTGAGAAGAAGGCGAAGCTGGAAAAGATTGCCATGGTGCGACTGTATAAATTACAGgtcaaatacaaaatgcaaatgctagTGGAGAATCTGGAGGCGGAGGCAATAGAAAAAGGCATTAATTTGGCGCATGAAGCAGCGAAGCAGGATGAGGAAGAGGATGTTGAGacaccacagcagcaacagcagcagaataCTCCCGACTGGGGCGATGATGTGGATCTGGATGCATTGACGGACTCCGATGCCAGTGATTTGGATGAAACGGACAAACCGCGACCACAACGAATGACTCGCGGCAATCGCACGCTGACCATCAAACGTAACAACAAGGGTGAAACTCAGCTGCATCAAGCGTGCATCGCTGGCAATCTGGAGCTAGCGCGTCGCCTCATCGAACAGGGACACACGATCAATGTGCGCGATCATGCCGGCTGGCTGCCACTGCACGAAGCCTGCAATCATGGCTATCGCGATATTGTGCAGCTGTTGCTGGACAAGGGCGCCACGGTGGCCATCAACGACAAAGGGGGCACTAGTTGCGATGGCATCACACCTCTCTACGATGCCTGCGCCAATGGCTTTCTGGATGTTGCTGAACTGCTGCTGGAGCGAGGCGCCGATGCAACAGTGCGCACTGACTACAACGACACGTGTATTGAGGCGCTGGATAAGTGGCGACAGTCCAAGCAGCTCATCGATGGCGAGCAGGCGCAGTATGCTCAACTACGCGAGCGTCTGCTACGCACGCTCTCCAAGGTGGGCATCTGTAGTCAACGGCATGCGCGTCCTTTGACGAATGCCAATGCACGAGAGGCAACGAGCGAGTCCTCCGAGGAGGAGGCGGAAGTGGACTTGACGCCGCGACAAAGACGTTCGCTGCCCAGGCTGAACACTTCATCTGGCAGCGCCAGCAAGGAGTATCGCAATGTTATGGCGCAACTGAAGCGTCCGAATCGAGTTATTGATGaacccagcagcagcagcaattgcagcagcactAGCAGCGCCAGCTTTAAGCAGAAACGTGCTGCGTTACTTGCCACCGATGAGGTGGATGCGGACAACTGGCTGGTTGATGATGTGGGACCAGAACGCAAGCGCAAACGCTACAACTCCGGTAGCCTCGGCAGTCGGTCAGCGAATGCCAAAGAGAATCTTCATGATTCGGCTTTCGATTTGCAGGAGACGCCACCTGAACTGGATGCACATCAAGTGCTCTTCGAGGCAGCCAATTCGAAGCAGCGACAAAAGCAGATGAGCAAACTCACGTTGTCCCGCAGCTCCAGCATGAATAGCAATCACAGTGGCAAGTCCAAACAGCAGGCATCTTTGCTGGACAGTGGCTTCTGTCGCTTTCGCAGTGAAAGTCCTTTGGGCAGTGGCGAGGATTCCCTGGACAGTGCTTCAGTGATACGCATTGAGCCTGATTCCACGACGAGTGGCGCACAGAATGCTCCTGCCATACAGCTGCTCATTTCGCCGGCGAAACGTGATTCACCCATCAAGGTGCAGGCAACTCCAGTGCTGGCCACGACCGTGTCATTTAAGGTGAAGGTGCAGgatgagctgctgctggtgccCATTGAGCGCAAGAAGTTGCAGGACATCAACATGCGTTGGCTGGCCGAAGAGGCAGGCAGACGTTACAACAA ATTAACTGGCCTAACGCCTTTGCTGCGTCTGAAGACTTCCGATGGCTTTGCTTATGAGGAGACTGATGCAGTAAGCGTGGCTCTGGAGCAGAGCATGCTGTTGTCCACTATTCTAGACTGGAAGATATCGCCACTTTCACAGCGCTATGAAGAAATGTGCCATCAATTGCAGAAGC CTGTCGATGATAAGAtcaagctgctgctggagcGTTCACAGAACACTCAAACCTTAGAGCTGGCGGGGCTTTGGCTGCGTGAGACACAAACGGAGCCAGTGTTCAAGGCGTTGCTGCATCAGGCGCGTCTCACGATACTCGATTTGGACAGCAACTTTATTGGCAACGAGGGATGCCAACAATTGGCCAAGGCGCTGTCCACTTTGCTGCAGCTAAAGACGCTGCGTTTAAAGTGCAATGCCATCAGCAATCAAGGCTTGGAGACGTTGCTCTGTGGCGAGGCAATGGAGAAGCTGGAGCACTTGGAAGAGCTGCAGCTTAGTCAAAACCCATTGGGCAATGCCAGCGTGAGAACGTTGCACAGATTTTGTGGCAGTGCTGCGGGAAAATCGTTGACCACGTTGCAGCTGTCGCAATGCGAATTGACAGAGTTGCAGGACTTTGACTTGGCCTACAACCAATTGACCTGCTTTGATATTAGCTTCAATCAGCTGACACAGCAGAGTGTGCGTCGCTTGACAGAGCAGCTCAACAGTTGCCGCTTAGAGCAACTGAATCTAAACTACGTGCGTTGGCCTCTGGATGAGCAGAGCGGCTTTGCGTTAGGTGAGCGTTTAGTCACGCTGCTCGAGAGTGGAACCAGTGAGCGGTTTGTTCGTTTGGAGCTCGCTGGCTGCGGCTTAAGCGATGCTCACATGTACAAGATAACCCAGCACTTGGCGAAAGCTAAGCAGCTCGAGTGGTTGGACATCAGTGATAATGAACGTTTGAGTGGACTTGCTTTGGGCTGTGTGCTCGATGAGTTGCCTCAATTGCAGGCATTGTTGGCCACAAATTGCTGTCGCTTACTGGACGATATGCGTTTGCAAaaactggagcagcagcaacagctgccgaAGCGAATGGAACTCAGTATTGATGAGCAGACTTTCAGCATGCCAGGTGCATTGGCCACCTTGACTGACATTTGGCAACTTAAATGGGGCGACAATGCCAAGTTGCTAAAGCCCAAGCGGAAAAAGGGGCTGCTCAAGTTCTATGTTGACAAAAACGATCTGCAGTGGTGCAGCTGA
- the LOC132793103 gene encoding medium-chain specific acyl-CoA dehydrogenase, mitochondrial, with amino-acid sequence MAFLNKLAAPALRQLVASRAYASVSHVSATGPSFTLTEEQQQLQELARKFTREEIIPVAAQYDKTGEYPWPIIKKAWELGLMNNHIPADLGGLDLDVFTTCLTAEELAYGCTGIMTALEASGLGQTPVILSGNKEQKKKYLGRLLEEPLVAAYGVTEPGAGSDVSGIKTRAEKKGDEYVINGQKMWITNGGVANWYFVLARTNPDPKCPASKAFTGFIVDRDTPGLTPGRKELNMGQRASDTRGITFEDVRVPKENVLIGEGAGFKIAMGTFDKTRPPVAAGAVGLAQRCMDEALKYALERKTFGVPIAHHQAVQFMLADMAIGVETSRLAWRLSAWEIDQGRRNSYYASIAKCHAADVANKIASDAVQIFGGNGFNSEYPVEKLMRDAKIYQIYEGTSQIQRLIISRNMYEMAKDSK; translated from the exons ATGGCATTTCTGAACAAG CTTGCTGCGCCAGCTCTGCGTCAGCTGGTAGCCAGCCGCGCCTACGCTTCGGTATCCCATGTCTCCGCCACAGGACCCTCGTTCACACTGAccgaggagcagcagcagctccaggAGCTGGCACGCAAATTCACCCGCGAGGAAATTATTCCTGTGGCCGCACAATACGACAAAACTGGAGAGTACCCATGGCCGATCATCAAGAAGGCCTGGGAATTGGGTCTGATGAACAATCACATCCCCGCTGACTTGGGTGGCTTGGATCTGGATGTCTTCACCACCTGCTTGACTGCCGAGGAGCTGGCCTATGGCTGCACCGGCATTATGACTGCTCTGGAAGCCAGCGGTCTGGGC CAAACACCTGTGATTCTCTCCGGCAACAAGGAACAGAAGAAAAAGTACCTGGGTCGTCTGCTTGAGGAACCCCTGGTGGCCGCCTATGGTGTCACTGAACCAGGAGCGGGCTCCGATGTCTCGGGCATCAAGACGCGTGCAGAGAAGAAGGGCGATGAGTATGTCATCAATGGCCAGAAGATGTGGATCACCAACGGTGGCGTGGCCAACTGGTACTTTGTCTTGGCGCGCACCAATCCCGATCCCAAATGCCCCGCCAGCAAAGCCTTCACCGGTTTCATTGTGGATCGCGATACTCCCGGATTGACGCCTGGCCGCAAGGAACTTAACATGGGACAACGTGCCTCCGATACACGTGGCATCACCTTCGAGGATGTGCGTGTGCCCAAGGAAAATGTGCTGATTGGCGAGGGTGCTGGCTTCAAGATTGCCATGGGCACCTTCGACAAGACCCGCCCACCAGTCGCTGCCGGCGCCGTTGGTCTCGCCCAGCGTTGCATGGATGAGGCTCTGAAGTATGCGCTGGAACGCAAGACTTTCGGTGTGCCCATTGCCCATCATCAGGCTGTGCAATTCATGCTCGCCGACATGGCCATTGGTGTGGAGACATCGCGTCTGGCGTGGCGTTTGTCCGCCTGGGAAATTGACCAGGGACGTCGCAACAGCTACTATGCCTCCATTGCGAAGTGCCACGCTGCCGATGTGGCCAACAAGATTGCCTCCGATGCTGTGCAAATCTTTGGCGGCAATGGCTTCAACAGTGAATATCCCGTGGAGAAACTGATGCGTGATGCCAAGATCTATCAGATCTATGAGGGCACCTCACAGATTCAGCGTCTGATCATCTCGAGAAACATGTACGAAATGGCCAAGGACAGCAAATAA
- the LOC132793350 gene encoding ankyrin-3 isoform X15 has protein sequence MVTENGAQGDGNTSFLRAARAGNLERVLEHLKNNIDINTSNANGLNALHLASKDGHIHVVSELLRRGAIVDSATKKGNTALHIASLAGQEEVVKLLLEHNASVNVQSQNGFTPLYMAAQENHDAVVRLLLSNGANQSLATEDGFTPLAVAMQQGHDKVVAVLLESDTRGKVRLPALHIAAKKDDVKAATLLLDNDHNPDVTSKSGFTPLHIASHYGNQNIANLLIQKGADVNYSAKHNISPLHVAAKWGKTNMVSLLLEKGGNIEAKTRDGLTPLHCAARSGHEQVVDMLLERGAPISAKTKNGLAPLHMAAQGEHVDAARILLYHRAPVDEVTVDYLTALHVAAHCGHVRVAKLLLDRNADANARALNGFTPLHIACKKNRLKVVELLLRHGASISATTESGLTPLHVAAFMGCMNIVIYLLQHDASPDVPTVRGETPLHLAARANQTDIIRILLRNGAQVDARAREQQTPLHIASRLGNVDIVMLLLQHGAQVDATTKDMYTALHIAAKEGQDEVAAVLIENGAALDAATKKGFTPLHLTAKYGHIKVAQLLLQKEADVDAQGKNGVTPLHVACHYNNQQVALLLLEKGASPHATAKNGHTPLHIAARKNQMDIATTLLEYGAQANAESKAGFTPLHLSSQEGHAEISNLLIEHKAAVNHPAKNGLTPMHLCAQEDNVNVAEILQRNGANIDMATKAGYTPLHVASHFGQANMVRFLLQNGANIDMATKAGYTPLHQTAQQGHCHIVNLLLEHKANANAQTVNGQTPLHIARKLGYISVLDSLKSITKEDETAAAPAQTEEKYRVVAPEAMHESFMSDSEEEGGEDNMLSDQPYRYLTVDEMKSLGDDSLPIDVTRDERMDSNRMTQSAEYASGVPPTIGEEMISPHKAQVYGSSPKATVDGVYIANGNDNDEPPHVGRKLSWKSFLVSFLVDARGGAMRGCRHSGVRMIIPSRSTCQPTRVTCRYVKPQRTMHPPQLMEGEALASRVLELGPCSTKFIGPVVMEVPHFASLRGKEREIIILRSDNGETWREHTIDNSEEIIHDVMQQCFEPEEIAQLEEQAGNHVCRFVTYDFPQYFAVVSRIRQEVHAIGPEGGMVSSTVVPQVQAVFPQGALTKKIKVGLQVNLFKPRKGVAPEKLRKISVNHVPKKKRFSLIW, from the exons ATGGTCACTGAAAATGGAGCTCAG ggTGATGGCAACACTTCCTTCCTGCGTGCCGCACGTGCTGGAAATCTAGAGCGCGTGCTGGAGCATCTGAAGAACAACATTGACATCAACACCAGCAATGCG AACGGTTTGAATGCTTTGCATTTGGCCTCCAAGGATGGACACATACACGTTGTCTCGGAGCTGCTGCGTCGCGGTGCAATTGTGGACAGTGCCACCAAAAAGGGCAACACCGCGTTGCACATTGCCTCGCTCGCCGGCCAAGAGGAGGTGGTGAAGCTGCTTCTCGAGCACAACGCTTCTGTGAATGTGCAGTCGCAGAATGGCTTCACTCCACTCTACATGGCTGCCCAGGAGAATCACGATGCTGTGGTCCGTCTTCTGTTGTCCAATGGCGCCAACCAGAGTCTGGCCACCGAGGATGGCTTCACGCCCCTCGCCGTTGCCATGCAGCAGGGCCACGACAAAGTGGTCGCCGTGCTCCTCGAGAGCGACACGCGTGGCAAGGTGCGTCTTCCTGCGCTGCACATAGCTGCCAAGAAGGATGACGTCAAGGCTGCCACGCTGCTACTTGAT AACGATCACAATCCGGACGTGACCTCGAAGTCGGGCTTCACGCCACTGCACATTGCCTCGCACTATGGCAACCAGAACATTGCCAATCTGCTGATCCAGAAGGGCGCCGATGTCAACTACTCGGCCAAGCACAACATCAGTCCGTTGCACGTTGCCGCCAAGTGGGGCAAGACGAACATGGtgtcgctgctgctggagAAGGGCGGCAACATCGAGGCGAAGACCCGCGATGGCCTCACTCCCCTCCACTGTGCCGCACGCTCCGGCCACGAGCAAGTCGTGGACATGTTGCTCGAACGCGGTGCTCCGATTAGCGCCAAGACCAAGAATGGACTGGCTCCCCTCCATATGGCAGCCCAGGGCGAGCATGTGGATGCCGCACGCATTCTCCTCTATCATCGTGCCCCAGTCGATGAGGTGACCGTCGATTATTTGACCGCGTTGCATGTGGCCGCCCATTGTGGACACGTGCGTGTGGCAAAGCTGCTGCTCGATCGCAATGCGGATGCGAATGCACGTGCTCTCAACGGTTTCACGCCGTTGCACATTGCTTGCAAGAAGAATCGCTTGAAGGTGGtcgagttgctgctgcgtcaTGGCGCCAGCATCAGTGCCACAACCGAGAGCGGACTGACGCCGTTGCATGTGGCAGCTTTCATGGGTTGCATGAACATTGTCATCTACTTGCTGCAGCACGATGCCAGCCCCGATGTGCCCACTGTGCGTGGCGAGACGCCTCTGCATTTGGCCGCACGCGCCAATCAG ACCGACATCATTCGCATTCTGCTGCGCAATGGCGCTCAGGTGGATGCTCGTGCTAGGGAGCAACAGACTCCTTTGCACATTGCCTCGAGGCTGGGTAATGTGGACATtgtgatgctgctgttgcaacatGGCGCTCAGGTGGATGCCACCACGAAGGACATGTATACGGCGTTGCATATTGCTGCTAAGGAGGGACAGGACGAG GTGGCCGCTGTGCTGATCGAGAACGGCGCTGCCTTGGATGCGGCCACCAAGAAGGGCTTCACCCCGCTGCATCTGACCGCCAAGTATGGGCACATTAAGGTcgctcagctgctgctgcagaagGAGGCGGATGTGGATGCACAGGGCAAGAATGGCGTCACTCcgttgcatgtggcatgccactACAACAACCAGCAGGTTGCTTTGCTCTTGTTGGAGAAGGGCGCCAGTCCACATGCCACAGCGAAGAACGGACACACTCCGCTGCACATTGCAGCACGCAAGAATCAAATGGATATTGCCACCACGCTGTTGGAGTACGGAGCTCAGGCGAATGCCGAGAGCAAGGCTGGATTTACTCCGCTGCATTTGAGCAGCCAGGAGGGACATGCTGAGATCTCGAATCTGCTGATCGAGCACAAGGCAGCGGTCAATCATCCGGCCAAGAACGGTTTGACTCCCATGCATCTGTGTGCTCAGGAGGATAATGTGAATGTGGCCGAGATTCTGCAACGCAATGGCGCCAACATCGATATGGCCACCAAGGCGGGTTACACGCCTCTTCATGTCGCCTCGCACTTCGGACAGGCCAACATGGTGCGCTTCCTGTTGCAGAATGGCGCCAACATCGACATGGCCACCAAGGCCGGGTATACGCCATTGCATCAGACCGCTCAGCAGGGACATTGTCACATCGTCAATCTGCTGCTGGAGCACAAGGCGAATGCCAATGCTCAGACTGTGAATGGCCAGACGCCACTTCACATTGCCCGCAAGCTGGGCTACATTAGTGTCTTGGACTCGTTGAAGTCCATCACGAAGGAGGATGAGACAGCTGCTGCTCCGGCACAGACTGAGGAAAAGTATCGTGTTGTTGCGCCCGAGGCCATGCATGAATCCTTTATGTCCGACTCGGAGGAAGAAGGCG GCGAAGATAATATGCTATCAGATCAACCTTATCGCTATCTGACCGTTGATGAAATGAAATCCCTAGGCGACGACTCGCTGCCCATTGATGTGACCCGCGATGAGCGCATGGACTCCAATCGCATGACCCAAAGCGCTGAGTATGCCAGCGGAGTGCCGCCCACAATTGGCGAGGAGATGATCAGTCCACACAAGGCTCAGGTCTATGGATCCTCACCCAAGGCAACCGTCGATGGTGTCTAcattgccaatggcaatgACAACGATGAGCCGCCACATGTGGG TCGCAAGCTGAGCTGGAAGAGTTTCCTGGTTTCATTCCTGGTGGATGCTCGGGGCGGGGCGATGCGGGGCTGTCGCCACAGCGGAGTGCGCATGATCATTCCGTCGCGCTCCACCTGCCAGCCGACGCGGGTGACCTGTCGCTATGTGAAGCCACAGCGCACCATGCATCCGCCGCAGTTGATGGAGGGCGAGGCTTTGGCCAGTCGCGTCCTTGAGCTGGGTCCCTGCTCGACGAAGTTCATCGGTCCCGTTGTCATGGAGGTGCCGCACTTTGCCTCCCTGCGTGGCAAGGAGCGTGAGATCATCATTCTGCGCTCCGACAACGGGGAAACTTGGCGCGAACACACTATCGACAACTCCGAGGAGATTATACACGATGTCATGCAGCAATGCTTTGAGCCAGAGG AGATCGCACAATTGGAGGAGCAGGCTGGCAATCATGTGTGTCGCTTTGTCACCTACGATTTCCCGCAGTACTTTGCTGTCGTATCGCGTATACGCCAGGAGGTACACGCCATTGGACCCGAGGGCGGCATGGTCTCGAGCACTGTGGTGCCTCAGGTGCAGGCCGTCTTCCCGCAGGGGGCGCTGACCAAGAAAATCAAAGTTGGCTTACAGGTAAACCTCTTTAAACCACGCAAAGGCGTTGCGCCCGAGAAACTACGCAAGATTAGCGTCAATCATGTGCCCAAAAAGAAGCGCTTCTCGCTCATTTGgtaa